One Methanobacterium sp. genomic region harbors:
- the cobK gene encoding precorrin-6A reductase: MNIMVMAGTKDAANIIEKLSSTEKFNILATTTTSYGADIAKAAGADEIISKGLTLEELVEVIKTNDINILIDATHPFAAIATHNAIKSSKITGIKYLRFERPLEDLKENDLIYEAPSFEEAALKAEKLTKGRVLHLAGVSTLKPVVEKIDSSRLFARVLPSVNSIQKCIDLGIKQENIIAMQGVFSKKFNKVLFEEYNISLIITKESGETGGTLSKISAAVELGLDVVLVTRPKVAELENNDIFIDLDEIVDFMLKIT; the protein is encoded by the coding sequence ATGAATATAATGGTAATGGCAGGTACAAAAGATGCTGCAAATATCATAGAAAAGTTAAGCAGTACAGAAAAGTTCAATATACTTGCCACAACCACTACATCTTATGGTGCAGACATTGCAAAAGCAGCGGGTGCAGATGAAATAATTTCTAAAGGGCTTACCCTGGAAGAACTGGTTGAAGTAATTAAAACAAATGATATAAACATTTTAATAGATGCTACCCACCCATTTGCTGCAATTGCAACCCATAATGCTATAAAATCTTCAAAAATAACTGGAATCAAATATTTAAGGTTTGAAAGGCCATTAGAAGATTTAAAAGAGAATGATCTGATTTATGAAGCGCCTTCATTTGAAGAAGCCGCATTAAAAGCAGAGAAACTAACTAAAGGCAGAGTTTTGCACCTTGCAGGGGTTTCAACATTAAAACCTGTGGTTGAAAAAATTGATTCTTCAAGGTTATTTGCAAGGGTACTTCCATCAGTCAATTCCATCCAGAAATGTATTGACCTGGGAATAAAACAGGAAAATATAATAGCAATGCAGGGCGTATTCTCAAAAAAATTCAACAAAGTATTGTTCGAGGAATATAACATATCTCTCATTATAACAAAAGAAAGTGGAGAAACAGGCGGAACTCTATCAAAAATAAGTGCTGCCGTTGAACTTGGGCTTGATGTAGTATTGGTTACCCGCCCAAAAGTTGCAGAACTTGAGAATAACGATATTTTTATAGATCTAGATGAAATAGTTGATTTTATGTTAAAAATTACATAA
- a CDS encoding flavodoxin gives MKSIVLYYSRTGKTAIAAKAIADKISSEIIEIKDLKGRKGFIGYIKAALDARGMKTTPIEPNTINVADYDTICLGTPVWAGKPAPAINTIIKNMEIRGKDIILFITLGGNNYKDALNSMSKEVEAEGGNVIKTIAVIKSGNKTEADIANEINKIDINI, from the coding sequence TTGAAATCAATAGTTCTATATTATTCAAGAACTGGAAAAACAGCCATAGCTGCAAAAGCCATTGCAGATAAAATATCCTCCGAAATAATTGAAATTAAAGACCTTAAAGGTAGAAAAGGATTTATAGGTTATATAAAAGCTGCCCTTGATGCACGAGGCATGAAAACAACACCTATCGAACCAAATACTATAAATGTTGCAGACTATGATACCATCTGTCTTGGAACACCAGTATGGGCTGGAAAACCAGCTCCCGCCATAAATACCATTATAAAAAACATGGAAATTAGAGGAAAAGATATTATTCTATTTATAACTCTTGGGGGAAACAACTACAAAGATGCACTCAACTCAATGAGCAAAGAAGTTGAAGCAGAAGGAGGCAATGTAATTAAAACCATTGCAGTAATAAAAAGCGGTAATAAAACTGAAGCAGATATTGCAAATGAAATAAATAAAATAGATATTAATATTTAA
- a CDS encoding transcriptional regulator FilR1 domain-containing protein has protein sequence MAPEDIFELYEEIKEDLKFITSSDIRAKIIISLKEGPKKLGDLKNEVHMRSSSILHSMSQLETKNLITREFQSYSLSQTGEMAATVLIDMVNSFYLIKENENFWLNHDITEIPEDLMGKIDDLSGFKIITFPDFSEKSPFQELLLDSKVIKGIISPLIIYDELEVVNKKEDIHLILANNNSNEVIEKLKFQDISITENIKLWKINGNLKLILIVTDNFILLNLPQVLKNDSISYLVSKTEESIEWGNKLFNHYLSQAEELNI, from the coding sequence ATGGCTCCAGAGGATATTTTCGAACTCTATGAAGAAATAAAGGAGGATTTAAAGTTTATAACTTCCTCTGATATTCGAGCGAAAATAATTATAAGTTTAAAAGAAGGACCAAAGAAGTTAGGTGATCTAAAAAATGAAGTCCATATGAGGTCCTCTTCTATTTTACACAGCATGAGCCAGTTAGAAACTAAAAACCTCATAACTAGAGAATTCCAAAGTTATTCACTATCACAGACCGGAGAAATGGCAGCAACCGTTCTTATAGACATGGTAAATTCATTCTATTTAATTAAAGAAAATGAAAATTTCTGGTTGAACCATGACATAACTGAAATTCCAGAGGATTTAATGGGAAAAATTGATGATTTAAGTGGTTTTAAAATCATAACCTTTCCAGATTTTTCTGAGAAATCCCCATTCCAAGAGCTGCTTTTAGATTCTAAAGTCATAAAAGGGATTATTTCCCCTTTAATCATTTATGATGAACTTGAAGTGGTAAATAAAAAAGAAGACATACATCTCATTTTAGCTAATAATAACTCAAATGAAGTTATTGAAAAATTGAAGTTTCAAGATATATCCATAACCGAAAATATTAAGCTATGGAAAATAAACGGCAATTTAAAATTAATTTTAATCGTTACAGATAACTTCATATTGTTGAATTTACCCCAAGTACTAAAAAATGATTCTATCAGTTATCTAGTGAGTAAAACTGAAGAATCAATTGAATGGGGAAATAAATTATTTAATCACTATCTTAGCCAAGCTGAAGAATTAAATATTTAA
- the glp gene encoding gephyrin-like molybdotransferase Glp: MGTEFLKIIDSEDVKGIIENIEIKREIETVHLTDAYLRVLAENVHATIDLPPFNRVSRDGYAVKAEDTFGASEDNPVTLKLIDAIGAGDKPEKKVEKGTCIEVGTGAPVPEGADAVIMVEFTEKVDGHVHMHKSAAIKQWIASKGSDVSEGDFLLASGTILTHDKIGVLGAIGMGEVPVFKKPKVAVISTGNEIISYDETLEYGKVYDINSQTITNAVKSCGCTPIYSGVAKDDYDDIRTRIEQHLDADVIITSGGTSAGAGDVLKLVLDDIGEVFVHGIAVKPGKPTIVGKINNKPVFGLPGYPAAALTIFHVLVAPFLRKMASVSRRKSDVLRLKLSRRYHSSRGRHQYVLVKIENGMASPILKDSGAITAIAEADGYFEINKNVELVPEGAEVEVILLESR, from the coding sequence ATGGGAACAGAGTTTTTAAAAATAATTGATTCGGAAGACGTAAAGGGCATCATAGAAAATATAGAGATTAAACGGGAAATTGAAACAGTACACCTAACGGATGCATATCTGAGAGTACTGGCAGAAAATGTGCACGCTACAATTGATCTTCCGCCGTTTAACCGGGTATCACGGGACGGATATGCAGTTAAAGCAGAGGATACATTTGGGGCTTCTGAAGATAATCCTGTAACTTTAAAATTAATCGATGCTATTGGGGCTGGAGATAAACCAGAGAAAAAAGTTGAAAAAGGGACATGTATTGAGGTAGGTACTGGGGCTCCAGTTCCCGAGGGTGCAGATGCTGTGATAATGGTAGAATTTACAGAGAAAGTAGATGGACATGTACATATGCATAAAAGCGCAGCTATTAAACAATGGATAGCATCTAAGGGTTCTGATGTATCTGAAGGAGATTTTCTTTTAGCTTCAGGCACTATACTTACTCATGATAAAATTGGAGTTTTAGGCGCTATAGGGATGGGGGAAGTACCTGTTTTTAAGAAACCTAAAGTTGCAGTGATATCAACCGGAAATGAAATAATAAGCTATGATGAAACGCTGGAATATGGTAAGGTATATGATATAAACTCTCAAACTATTACAAATGCAGTGAAATCCTGTGGATGTACTCCCATATATTCTGGAGTTGCAAAAGATGATTATGATGACATCAGAACTCGTATAGAACAGCATTTAGATGCAGATGTAATAATAACTTCAGGTGGGACTTCAGCAGGTGCTGGAGATGTACTTAAATTGGTTTTGGATGATATTGGTGAAGTTTTTGTTCATGGGATAGCTGTAAAGCCAGGTAAACCTACAATAGTCGGTAAAATTAATAATAAACCGGTTTTTGGACTTCCAGGTTATCCTGCAGCAGCTTTAACTATCTTCCACGTTCTTGTAGCTCCATTCCTGCGAAAAATGGCTTCTGTAAGCCGTCGAAAATCAGATGTTTTAAGACTTAAATTGTCCAGGAGATACCATTCATCAAGGGGAAGACATCAATATGTTCTTGTTAAAATAGAAAATGGGATGGCAAGTCCTATACTAAAAGATTCTGGTGCAATAACAGCTATTGCAGAGGCTGATGGATACTTTGAAATTAATAAAAATGTGGAACTGGTTCCAGAAGGAGCTGAAGTTGAAGTTATCCTTTTAGAAAGTAGATAA
- the eif1A gene encoding translation initiation factor eIF-1A — translation MNRGRGRGQDTQQVRRVRSPRKGEIPGVVEQILGHGKLKVRCADGKTRLSRIPGKMKKRIWIREGDVVLVKPWDFQSDEKADVIWRYTRTEANWLERRGYLNL, via the coding sequence TTGAATAGAGGCAGAGGACGTGGACAGGATACACAACAGGTTAGAAGAGTAAGGTCTCCAAGAAAAGGAGAAATACCAGGTGTTGTTGAACAGATATTGGGTCACGGAAAATTAAAAGTCAGATGTGCTGATGGAAAAACAAGGCTTTCCAGAATACCTGGAAAAATGAAAAAGAGGATATGGATAAGGGAAGGAGATGTAGTTCTTGTTAAACCATGGGACTTCCAAAGTGACGAAAAAGCAGACGTCATATGGAGATATACAAGAACAGAAGCAAACTGGCTTGAACGTAGGGGTTATCTTAACTTATAA
- a CDS encoding serine protein kinase RIO, whose amino-acid sequence MDSKISKADDILQKILSEKRIKSVEDKRVGSEVFDRITLKTLYKLANDGYIHRLNGAISTGKEANVFTGIDKNDNFVAVKIYRVTTSDFKKMQTYIQGDPRFHVRTTNKRQLINAWVNKEFRNLQRADEAGVKVPKPIVAKNNILVMEYIGDEEGDAALPMRHSDIKDPEELLNKVINNMKLLYKKAGLVHGDLSSYNILIQDNEPVIIDISQGMTKDHPIAEELLNRDIENITKDFKKLGVKTSAEEIRSGIMDFKS is encoded by the coding sequence ATGGATTCTAAAATATCAAAAGCAGACGACATTTTACAGAAAATATTATCTGAAAAAAGAATTAAGAGCGTTGAGGATAAGCGCGTTGGAAGCGAAGTATTTGATAGAATAACTCTTAAAACACTTTACAAACTCGCAAATGATGGGTATATTCACAGGTTAAATGGAGCAATAAGCACTGGAAAAGAAGCCAATGTCTTTACAGGTATAGATAAGAATGATAATTTTGTAGCTGTTAAAATTTACAGAGTTACCACATCTGATTTTAAAAAAATGCAGACATACATCCAGGGAGATCCTCGATTCCACGTAAGAACTACAAATAAACGCCAGCTTATAAATGCATGGGTTAATAAAGAATTTAGAAATCTTCAAAGGGCCGATGAAGCTGGAGTTAAAGTACCAAAACCAATTGTAGCTAAAAACAACATACTCGTAATGGAGTATATTGGAGATGAAGAAGGAGATGCAGCGCTCCCAATGAGACATTCCGATATTAAAGACCCTGAAGAACTGCTAAATAAAGTAATCAATAATATGAAACTTTTATACAAAAAAGCAGGACTTGTACATGGAGATCTTTCAAGTTACAACATTTTAATTCAAGATAATGAACCCGTAATTATCGATATATCTCAAGGAATGACCAAGGATCATCCAATTGCTGAAGAGCTTTTAAATAGAGATATAGAAAATATTACTAAAGATTTTAAGAAATTAGGCGTTAAAACATCTGCAGAAGAAATTAGAAGCGGAATTATGGATTTTAAATCATAA
- a CDS encoding KH domain-containing protein, which produces MPNTEYLKIPKERVGVLIGKDGTTKEHIENTTKTELDIESETGSITITPTDEMEDPLSVWKTRYIIKAIGRGFSPETAFKLLDDEFILDIINLQDFVGKSKKAILRQKGRIIGREGRTKEIIKEMTDVDISVYGKTVSLIGDMERIQIAKEAIEMILNGVRHKSVYSFLEKKKQELKRKEFENIVLKE; this is translated from the coding sequence ATGCCCAACACTGAATATCTTAAGATCCCAAAAGAAAGAGTAGGGGTCCTAATTGGAAAAGACGGTACTACAAAAGAACATATTGAAAACACGACTAAAACAGAACTGGATATTGAAAGTGAAACTGGGAGTATCACCATTACCCCAACAGATGAAATGGAAGATCCTTTATCTGTTTGGAAGACTAGATACATTATAAAAGCTATAGGCAGAGGCTTTAGCCCCGAAACAGCTTTTAAATTACTTGATGATGAATTTATTCTAGACATAATCAATTTGCAGGATTTCGTTGGAAAATCAAAAAAAGCAATACTCAGACAGAAAGGAAGAATAATCGGTAGAGAAGGAAGAACAAAAGAAATAATTAAAGAAATGACCGATGTAGATATTTCTGTATATGGTAAAACAGTATCCCTAATTGGAGACATGGAAAGAATACAAATTGCCAAAGAAGCAATTGAAATGATTTTAAATGGTGTAAGACATAAAAGTGTTTACTCATTTTTAGAAAAGAAGAAACAAGAACTTAAAAGAAAAGAATTTGAGAATATTGTACTCAAAGAATAA
- the top6B gene encoding DNA topoisomerase VI subunit B, translating to METNASLQKEISAEREASEIFEEFKELTPSEFFRRNKQMLGFSGKIRSLTIVFHELITNSIDAAEEAGILPEMVIDLKRVDKDHYILRHQDNGPGIPEPFITKVFCTMFAGSKFRNIQSRGQQGLGCSGCVLLSQMTTGQPVKIRSGYKEGNKIKGVEMTVKMDVKTNQGLILDRKEIELDSTGVSMELHFKDVSYSLSEQGAFEYIRRTMIANPHAKIVFKDPTGGRYIFDRATDEIPPMPKEVLPHPKGVTADDLIFMAKHTDKRRFRSMLTSSLSRMSNKRVDELEEITGIDFNKRPKDMKWEEAEKIVELFQSMDFMAPPTAGLIPIGQEQVEKGMIEILAPEYVKTITRNPKTYKGGVSFVIEAGLAYGGKSGRVVGEQKKAEIMRFANRVPLTFDQGSCGITEALKSIDWKRYGIRDLENAPITVFVNIVSTHVPYMSTGKQSVAPEAEIMQEVRQATMKIARSLQKYLNAKRAAKEEAMRAQIFETLVPVVLKEAAILAERDVPEYADVMAKVTRKPKILGGVTDDE from the coding sequence TTGGAAACAAACGCGTCTTTGCAAAAAGAAATATCTGCAGAAAGAGAAGCATCTGAAATCTTTGAAGAATTCAAAGAACTTACTCCATCAGAATTTTTCAGAAGAAATAAGCAAATGCTCGGTTTTTCTGGTAAAATACGATCACTAACAATAGTTTTCCACGAACTGATCACAAACAGTATTGATGCTGCAGAAGAAGCAGGAATTTTACCAGAAATGGTAATAGATCTCAAAAGAGTAGATAAAGATCATTACATTTTACGTCATCAGGATAACGGGCCCGGTATTCCCGAACCTTTCATCACCAAGGTATTCTGTACCATGTTTGCTGGTTCTAAATTTAGAAATATCCAATCAAGAGGACAGCAAGGGTTAGGTTGTAGTGGATGTGTTTTATTATCTCAAATGACCACAGGACAGCCTGTTAAAATAAGGTCAGGATACAAAGAGGGAAACAAGATCAAAGGAGTGGAAATGACGGTCAAAATGGACGTCAAAACAAACCAGGGGCTCATATTAGACCGGAAAGAAATTGAATTAGATTCAACTGGTGTGAGCATGGAACTTCACTTTAAAGATGTTTCCTATTCTTTAAGTGAACAGGGAGCATTTGAATACATAAGAAGAACCATGATTGCAAACCCCCACGCTAAAATCGTGTTTAAAGATCCAACCGGCGGCAGGTATATCTTTGACAGGGCAACTGATGAAATACCACCAATGCCAAAAGAAGTACTCCCTCATCCAAAAGGAGTAACAGCGGATGACCTGATCTTTATGGCAAAGCATACTGATAAAAGACGGTTCAGGAGCATGCTTACAAGTTCCCTTTCCAGAATGTCCAATAAAAGGGTGGATGAACTTGAAGAAATAACCGGCATTGATTTCAACAAACGTCCTAAGGACATGAAATGGGAAGAAGCCGAAAAAATCGTTGAACTGTTCCAGTCAATGGACTTTATGGCACCCCCAACAGCAGGGTTAATTCCAATAGGTCAGGAACAAGTTGAAAAAGGTATGATAGAAATATTAGCACCTGAATATGTAAAAACCATAACCAGGAACCCCAAAACATATAAAGGAGGAGTATCCTTCGTTATAGAAGCAGGGCTTGCCTATGGTGGAAAATCAGGAAGAGTTGTTGGCGAGCAGAAAAAAGCAGAAATCATGCGTTTTGCAAATAGAGTTCCGCTTACATTCGATCAGGGAAGCTGTGGTATAACTGAAGCTTTAAAAAGTATAGATTGGAAACGTTACGGTATACGAGACCTTGAAAATGCCCCAATAACAGTATTCGTTAATATTGTGTCAACTCACGTGCCTTATATGTCTACAGGAAAGCAAAGTGTTGCCCCTGAAGCTGAGATAATGCAGGAAGTAAGGCAGGCTACAATGAAAATTGCAAGGAGCTTACAAAAATATTTGAACGCAAAAAGAGCTGCTAAAGAAGAAGCAATGCGTGCTCAAATATTTGAAACACTGGTACCTGTGGTACTCAAAGAAGCTGCAATCCTTGCAGAAAGGGATGTTCCAGAGTATGCTGATGTTATGGCAAAAGTCACAAGAAAACCAAAAATTTTAGGCGGTGTCACTGATGATGAATAG
- a CDS encoding DNA topoisomerase IV subunit A, whose amino-acid sequence MNRRDFTLAKLKGLGNTIIDDVEKNTVPAVKVPSRGTSNIVYDPDKRYYVLGDRYGQRSLGNVKQIKKVAQMVSMANFCKVLVETQKTATMRETYYVSEGWDVDFGSQDESNLIGEDLEVTLGVTREDLGLMPEEDGASVYGNITIKDDDVEINAAKSGKSGYSISPTIDDVEFVDHDVQRVIAVETMGMFHRMVQEKAYKKFDTLIVGLKGQAARATRRFLKRVNEELHLPVYICNDGDPWGFHIAMVIISGSAKLAHVNHDLATPDAKFMGVTASDIINYDLPTDPLKDIDVLRLKELAKDPRYKNEFWQNEIKKMLKIGKKAEQQSFSKYGLEYVVDTYFPEKLDSM is encoded by the coding sequence ATGAATAGACGAGATTTCACCTTAGCTAAACTCAAAGGCCTGGGAAATACAATAATAGACGACGTTGAGAAAAACACGGTTCCTGCAGTAAAGGTTCCTTCAAGAGGTACATCAAACATAGTTTACGATCCAGATAAACGTTATTATGTCCTTGGTGACCGATATGGGCAGAGATCCCTCGGAAACGTGAAACAGATCAAAAAAGTTGCCCAAATGGTCAGCATGGCAAACTTCTGTAAAGTTCTTGTGGAAACCCAAAAAACAGCCACCATGAGGGAGACGTACTACGTTTCAGAAGGATGGGATGTCGACTTTGGAAGCCAGGATGAATCTAACCTTATAGGTGAGGACCTGGAAGTTACACTTGGAGTAACACGTGAAGACCTTGGACTAATGCCTGAAGAAGACGGCGCATCTGTTTATGGTAACATCACCATAAAAGATGATGATGTTGAAATCAACGCTGCTAAATCAGGTAAATCCGGATACTCCATATCTCCAACCATTGACGATGTTGAATTTGTCGATCATGATGTTCAACGAGTAATCGCAGTGGAAACCATGGGGATGTTCCACAGGATGGTTCAGGAAAAAGCTTACAAAAAATTCGACACTTTAATCGTTGGATTAAAAGGTCAAGCTGCAAGAGCAACAAGAAGATTCCTTAAAAGAGTTAACGAAGAGTTACATTTACCAGTTTATATTTGTAACGACGGAGACCCATGGGGATTCCACATCGCCATGGTTATAATTTCTGGAAGTGCAAAACTTGCTCACGTTAACCACGACCTTGCAACACCTGATGCTAAATTTATGGGTGTAACTGCAAGTGATATAATAAACTATGACCTTCCAACTGACCCATTGAAAGACATAGATGTCTTAAGACTTAAAGAACTTGCCAAAGATCCAAGATATAAAAATGAATTCTGGCAGAATGAAATTAAAAAGATGCTTAAAATCGGGAAAAAAGCAGAACAGCAGTCTTTTTCAAAATATGGTCTCGAATATGTCGTAGATACATATTTCCCAGAAAAATTGGACTCAATGTAA
- the moaA gene encoding GTP 3',8-cyclase MoaA — protein sequence MNMPAIDKFERPVFSLRISITNRCNVRCFYCHHDGILPQSYEMTPDEIYRVSKIAADTGVRKIRLSGGEPLIRNDIVEIVEKIAAVEFKDIAITTNGTLLGKYARELKAAGLNRVNVSFDTLNPETYKFITKKDYIEKAKDGIKKASEAGLYPVKVNMVVMKGINDHEIWDMFQFCKENNAILQIIELLKSDNQPNSRFFSEYHFKMDELEEELTQKADEVKTRQFMQDRKKYFIEDGEIEVVKPMDNTEFCKNCTRIRITPDGKIKPCLLRNDNLVDLIEPMRQGSSDEELKKIFLDAIQNREPFFRECSS from the coding sequence ATAAATATGCCGGCAATCGATAAATTTGAAAGACCTGTATTTTCGCTTAGAATATCAATAACCAACCGATGCAACGTTAGATGCTTTTACTGTCATCATGACGGTATACTCCCACAGAGCTATGAAATGACTCCTGATGAGATCTACAGAGTTTCAAAAATAGCAGCAGATACTGGCGTTCGAAAAATCAGGCTTTCGGGCGGAGAACCTTTAATAAGAAACGACATTGTTGAAATTGTTGAAAAAATAGCCGCTGTTGAGTTTAAAGATATAGCTATAACAACTAATGGAACGCTCCTTGGAAAATATGCCCGCGAGTTGAAAGCTGCCGGCCTTAACCGTGTGAATGTAAGTTTTGATACGCTTAATCCAGAGACTTACAAATTTATAACCAAAAAAGATTACATTGAAAAAGCCAAAGATGGAATTAAAAAAGCCTCAGAAGCGGGACTTTATCCGGTCAAAGTAAACATGGTGGTTATGAAAGGGATAAATGACCATGAAATCTGGGACATGTTCCAGTTTTGTAAAGAAAATAATGCAATACTTCAGATTATAGAGCTTTTAAAATCAGACAATCAACCTAATTCTAGATTTTTCAGCGAATATCATTTTAAAATGGATGAACTAGAGGAAGAACTTACTCAAAAAGCAGATGAGGTTAAAACAAGACAATTCATGCAGGACAGAAAAAAATATTTCATTGAAGATGGTGAAATCGAAGTTGTAAAACCAATGGACAACACCGAATTCTGCAAAAATTGCACCAGAATTAGGATAACACCTGACGGTAAAATTAAACCATGCTTACTTCGAAATGATAATTTGGTTGATTTAATAGAACCAATGAGACAGGGATCTTCTGATGAAGAGCTTAAAAAAATATTTTTAGATGCCATACAAAATCGAGAGCCATTCTTTAGAGAGTGTTCTAGCTAA
- a CDS encoding SIS domain-containing protein: MLRLVLEEITSHVKSMDIDDDARILMEKYLREASKVFICGFGESELVGKAFASRLSEIRRNVFVISETIVPEINEGNILIAISGSGETEPTLSITKKAADIGAKIISITSFTDSPLAQISDVVIEIPGRIKAKTKNYIERRVSGEYEPLTPFGALFEISTMIYLEGIIAELANKEVNL; the protein is encoded by the coding sequence ATGTTGAGGCTCGTACTTGAAGAGATAACGTCGCATGTGAAATCCATGGATATCGATGATGATGCTAGAATACTCATGGAAAAATATTTGCGTGAGGCGTCTAAAGTATTTATATGTGGTTTTGGAGAATCAGAGCTTGTAGGAAAAGCTTTTGCTTCAAGGCTTAGTGAAATCCGCCGAAATGTTTTTGTTATTAGTGAAACTATAGTTCCCGAGATCAATGAAGGGAACATTCTCATAGCTATTTCAGGATCTGGGGAAACGGAACCAACTTTAAGTATTACAAAAAAAGCAGCAGATATTGGTGCAAAAATTATATCCATAACTTCTTTTACTGATTCCCCGCTTGCCCAGATATCCGATGTTGTAATTGAAATACCCGGTAGAATAAAAGCAAAAACTAAAAATTATATAGAAAGGAGAGTATCAGGCGAATATGAGCCATTAACACCTTTCGGTGCCCTCTTTGAGATATCGACGATGATATATCTTGAAGGCATCATTGCAGAACTTGCAAACAAGGAGGTCAATTTATGA
- a CDS encoding phosphorylating glyceraldehyde-3-phosphate dehydrogenase: MKSVGINGYGTIGKRVADAVSAQDDMKIVGVTKRSPDFEARMAVEKGYDLYISVPERESSFEEAGIKVTGTADELLEKLDIVVDCTPEGIGAKNKEGTYEKMGLKAIFQGGEKHDQIGLSFNSFSNYNDVIGKDYARVVSCNTTGLCRTLNPINDLCGIKKVRAVMVRRGADPGQVKKGPINAIVPNPPTVPSHHGPDVQTVMYDLNITTMALLVPTTLMHQHNLMVELESSVSIDDIKEKLNETPRVLLLKAGEGLTSTAGFMEYAKDLGRSRNDLFEICVWEESLNIVDGELYYMQAIHQESDVVPENVDAIRAMLEMEDNPFKSIEKTNKAMGIL; the protein is encoded by the coding sequence ATGAAATCTGTTGGTATAAATGGATATGGAACAATAGGTAAAAGAGTAGCAGATGCTGTTTCTGCCCAGGATGATATGAAAATTGTTGGGGTTACCAAGCGAAGCCCCGATTTTGAAGCCCGCATGGCTGTTGAAAAAGGTTATGATCTCTATATAAGCGTTCCTGAAAGAGAAAGTTCCTTTGAAGAAGCAGGCATCAAAGTAACTGGAACTGCAGACGAACTACTTGAAAAACTGGACATAGTGGTCGATTGTACTCCTGAAGGAATTGGAGCTAAAAATAAAGAAGGAACATATGAAAAAATGGGCTTAAAAGCAATATTCCAGGGTGGAGAAAAACACGACCAGATAGGGCTCTCATTTAATTCATTCTCAAATTATAATGATGTAATAGGTAAAGATTATGCAAGAGTTGTATCCTGTAACACTACAGGACTTTGCAGGACTTTAAATCCAATAAACGATTTATGTGGAATTAAAAAAGTAAGGGCAGTTATGGTAAGGAGAGGTGCTGATCCAGGACAGGTTAAAAAGGGACCGATCAACGCCATAGTTCCAAACCCGCCAACAGTACCATCACACCACGGGCCTGATGTCCAGACTGTGATGTACGATCTTAACATAACTACAATGGCATTACTTGTACCTACAACCTTAATGCACCAGCACAACCTGATGGTTGAGCTTGAATCTTCAGTCAGTATAGACGATATAAAAGAAAAACTGAATGAAACCCCTAGAGTTTTACTCCTTAAAGCTGGAGAAGGTCTTACCTCAACAGCAGGATTTATGGAATATGCTAAAGATTTAGGGCGTTCAAGAAACGATTTATTTGAAATATGCGTCTGGGAAGAGTCTTTAAATATCGTTGATGGAGAACTCTATTACATGCAGGCAATTCACCAGGAATCAGATGTAGTTCCTGAAAACGTGGATGCAATAAGAGCCATGCTTGAGATGGAAGATAATCCTTTTAAATCAATCGAAAAAACTAATAAAGCCATGGGAATTCTTTAA